From the Drosophila sechellia strain sech25 chromosome X, ASM438219v1, whole genome shotgun sequence genome, the window CGATCGGATCGGCGAGTGAAAGCTCCAATGCAAAGCTCCACTAGCCGCACAGATGAGTCCAGTTGTTTGCAATTAAGCAAAGACGAGGGCGGTTTTAATTGCTCCAGTGGAGAGCAAGCCGAATCAGCAATACACTAATAGACTTGTTTTGAAATCTTTATTGGATCTGGAGATGGACACCTACAATATACAACACACATCCAATACACGTAGAACTCGATCTTATCGTACTTGCCTTCCCGTCCCACCGGTTTAATTCGTTTGCGATCTGCTTTGTTCAGTATTCAGATGGAACCAGCgctaagaaaaaatatatagtacgTCTATGCCTATGGCTATGTgtacatgtatatgtatatatactcgTAGTATATGGCTAGCAACATACTCGTAATACTTAGCCCGATGTATGAAATCGTCAAGGGTCGCAAAAGGGTTACTctcaaaatttttaaaatgttaacatTGTTGCTTTTAGACCTTAGACCTTAGGATTTCACCTTGTTATCATAACAGTTTGCAGCTAGCTTTATCTGAATCTGGTTCTGGATCTGGATCTGAATCGGGATGCACCTACAGGTAGGCAAAAGTGGAGGGTCTCGAAACCTATATAACGCACATAACACCGACAACACATACATAACATACATTAACTCTGGaccggatcggatcggatctcTTCGGCTTGGAAACTGCAAACTGGAGTTCCAATTGAATACACCTACGCCTTGGAGTTTACATTAGGAAATACACACAAAAAACCTTTTTTGGAGGAGCCTTTGGCgaaatacatacatgtatacaGATACGGCAATTGATATCGTATCATTATCATCTCAGATCGGATATACTGGTACATATATAACGTTCTACATGCTAGATGCTTATTGTGGCTCATAAAGCTCTTCTCCCCTCTTCTCGTTTTCTTCctccctctcgctctctctctctctttctctttttctCTCTATTTCTCTATTTAATAGATAGGTTATAGACATGGAACAACATTACTGGCACTGGCAAATGCTATAAATTGAGAATGCACCCACTGAGAAGGGAACCCCCCATGAGTGTAGATCAAACCTATTAACTAGTCTTATCCTCTAGGCTCGCGGACAGAGGTCAATAGCCGGCTTTGCCTCCAGTTAAAACCTCCTTTAAACTGTATCCCGCTCCGAATCGACCGACTTCTGTCCACAGAGCTTGAAGTGTAGCTTGCGTCGCTTGACTTGTGTCTCTCGTTCCATACTGACGGGCTGCGATTCGAGGAGATCTGGCCGCCGACCCGGATCCGGATCCAGTTCTGCGTCTGTATCCGTATCCGGAACATGTCACATGGTGTGCGTCCGGGCCACGACATCCCGTCGCATTCGTCGGGACTAGCTGAAGATGCTGCGTCATAAGCTGACGAGCGTCGCCTTGCGTTGCGCCTCCAATCGGATTTCCAGAGTGGCATATGGCGGCACACTGATGACGAGGAGCACCACCAGGGCAATGATCTTCATCGATTCGCAGAGGAAGCCGTGACCGGCGAAGgtcagtcccagtcccaggaAGCGAAGGGCCAGCAGAGGCGCCTGCACCTCCGTTACATGACTGGCATGATTGAGGGTGACCAGCGAGAGCAGGAGCGTCTCCCACATCCCATTACATGCACCCCACGAGGCGGCAATCACGTAGAACAGGGCGCTGTCGTCACTTGAGGGCTTCCAACTGGACAGCGCCAGCAGTAGACAGGAGTGGAAGAAGAAAGCAGCCACTGCAAAGAGAAGAGCGTTGTAACTTCGAGTACCCTGTGTCCATCTGGTGCTACTCACAAATCACGACGATCCTCTTGACGTGCCTTAGCAGCATGCTCAGGGTACAGGAGACGATGAGCTGCATCAGACCCATGCCAATCAACGCGCCGGCAATCATTCCGATGCCCAGGGAGCAGGTAACGAAGGCCCTCAGGAAGTCACCCATCATATACGCCTGTTCCGTGCCCACAAAATAGGCCAGGGGTCCGGCAAACAGTAGGGTGTCCGTGATGCTCACATCTCTCAAACGCTCCGGTCGCGATGAGCCTGTGGCCTGCACCTTGTCCACCACTATCAGCAGCGAAAGGGTCAATGATACCACCGAGAAGAGAACGTACAGCCAGAGCAGGGATTGCCCGGCCACTCGAGGCTCACTTTCGATGAAGCCAGTATAGATGGAACTGGGTATGGAGCTCCCATTGGCCCACCCCGCCGCCAGGATGGACTGCACTCTGAGTGGACACATGTCTACCCCACAGATCCTGTCGCCGTGCTCGTTCCTATTGTAGAAATCCCTCAGTTGTGGTGGCCAGCTCTCGTTTCCATAGTAAACCAATCCGGAGCAATCTCCCGTAAAGTTTCCATCGCTGCAGGCCAGCAAAATGGATGCCAGAAGGGCTCCTCCGATGAGACCCAGGTCCTGGGAAACCCTGAACCACCTGGCCAGACGCCTCACCTTCTGTTCCCGATTGCAAAACATCTTGTGCTCCTCGTGCAAGACATCGACCGCCGCCTGCGACTGCTGGGACTCGCAGGAGCAGCTCAACTTCCCCCCAAAGTGGACAATCAATGCGGCTTTGGAGCCAGCGGATCCGCTCAAGGTCACGCCAAGCATCAAATAGGCAGGTAGAAGGGTGTAAATGGAGGCGTACAGGTGCGACAGGAGAAATAGGAGCACTGTCATATAGTTCCCCACAATTAGTGGCCCGTAACCATATCGTTTCATCAGTCGAATGCTGGGCAGGCTTATCCCAGCGGCGACCAGGAAGAGAGCACTCAGCAGAAGGGATCCAACCTCCGGACCGAGGGGCAACCATTCCTCCCGATGGTGCCACACCGCATTGGAGCCCTGGAGCGCCATCACCGGCAGCAGAACGCAGTTCATCAGTCCGTGGGCCAAGCTTAAACAGCTAAACTGGCGCCACACTTTTTGACGCACATGGGCTGGCACCTTGTGCCGGCAATTCCTGTTGTTCAGTGTTATCAATCGCCGGATGGAGGTGGCTCCAATGGAGCTGTTTATGGACTCCCGACGACGGGAGGCCGCCAGAGCAGCCTGCACCTGGTACGAGGACACTGGATTTATGCGATGCGACCGCGTCGAAATGGGTGACGGCGAGTATGTGGTGAAGTGCTGCTGGAAAAGATGCAAGAAAAGGGTATTAGGATATAGCAGGAATCCAGGGATTTGTCAGGCTAATGCCGTTGCAGCCAGCTACCTTTCACTTTAACAATAGCAAAGGCGGAGTAATCGGAGTAGGGGAGTAGTTGTTGTTCAACTGGAAAAGAAAATCCGTGTCCGAACACCCACCATTCCACGACACACCAATGACCACAGGGCACCCCTTTTGTGCACACATCGCCACAAGATAGTTGAGTGTCCAGGACAAAGAGAGATAAGCTCCCTGATTCTATTTATATGCGACAGGTGTCACCACGCCGGAAAGCAAGTGACATGAATTATATAAAGGCTCTTCACACAGGGGCGGACTTTTTATGTGTTCACCTGGGCACTCACCTCCATCATTTGCTCTTCCCAGACGTTCTGGGCTCCTCCTGAACTGCGGGTTCGAAGCACTCTGTGCCTGGTGGTCAGCGAATGACGGTGCTGATGGTGCTGATGCtggtgctgatgctgatggtgGTGTGAGTGTGGAGCATACTTCTTGCCCAGTCCCAGCATCGCAAAGCCACTGTTGGCCACCGGAGCACCTGAGCTGGTGGCCAATCCAGAAGCTGTGCCCACTGCCTGATTCGGACCCTTTCCGGTAGTTGTCCCATTGCCACCGAGCAGCTCTCCGTTGCCTGTTGCAGTTCCTGCGGTGGCATTGAGGCTCAAGGACCCGCCACCAATCCCCAAACCAGCCATTATGTAAGCATTATACGACGATTGCTGAGTGGAGTAGAAGAATACGTAAGTCGTCAGGAAGGGGGATCTACTCAGGCGATCTCACCTTGCGCTGCTGAGCGAACGCGGAGAGGCGCTCCCGCTCGCGACTGGTGTCCCGGGCCCGCTGCTCCAGCAGAAGTTCGTACTCCCGTCGCTTCTCCCGCTTGC encodes:
- the LOC6616128 gene encoding UNC93-like protein isoform X1 codes for the protein MGSLPNLHELEEAERKREKRREYELLLEQRARDTSRERERLSAFAQQRKQSSYNAYIMAGLGIGGGSLSLNATAGTATGNGELLGGNGTTTGKGPNQAVGTASGLATSSGAPVANSGFAMLGLGKKYAPHSHHHQHQHQHQHHQHRHSLTTRHRVLRTRSSGGAQNVWEEQMMEQHFTTYSPSPISTRSHRINPVSSYQVQAALAASRRRESINSSIGATSIRRLITLNNRNCRHKVPAHVRQKVWRQFSCLSLAHGLMNCVLLPVMALQGSNAVWHHREEWLPLGPEVGSLLLSALFLVAAGISLPSIRLMKRYGYGPLIVGNYMTVLLFLLSHLYASIYTLLPAYLMLGVTLSGSAGSKAALIVHFGGKLSCSCESQQSQAAVDVLHEEHKMFCNREQKVRRLARWFRVSQDLGLIGGALLASILLACSDGNFTGDCSGLVYYGNESWPPQLRDFYNRNEHGDRICGVDMCPLRVQSILAAGWANGSSIPSSIYTGFIESEPRVAGQSLLWLYVLFSVVSLTLSLLIVVDKVQATGSSRPERLRDVSITDTLLFAGPLAYFVGTEQAYMMGDFLRAFVTCSLGIGMIAGALIGMGLMQLIVSCTLSMLLRHVKRIVVILAAFFFHSCLLLALSSWKPSSDDSALFYVIAASWGACNGMWETLLLSLVTLNHASHVTEVQAPLLALRFLGLGLTFAGHGFLCESMKIIALVVLLVISVPPYATLEIRLEAQRKATLVSL
- the LOC6616128 gene encoding UNC93-like protein isoform X2; its protein translation is MGSLPNLHELEEAERKREKRREYELLLEQRARDTSRERERLSAFAQQRKQSSYNAYIMAGLGIGGGSLSLNATAGTATGNGELLGGNGTTTGKGPNQAVGTASGLATSSGAPVANSGFAMLGLGKKYAPHSHHHQHQHQHQHHQHRHSLTTRHRVLRTRSSGGAQNVWEEQMMEHFTTYSPSPISTRSHRINPVSSYQVQAALAASRRRESINSSIGATSIRRLITLNNRNCRHKVPAHVRQKVWRQFSCLSLAHGLMNCVLLPVMALQGSNAVWHHREEWLPLGPEVGSLLLSALFLVAAGISLPSIRLMKRYGYGPLIVGNYMTVLLFLLSHLYASIYTLLPAYLMLGVTLSGSAGSKAALIVHFGGKLSCSCESQQSQAAVDVLHEEHKMFCNREQKVRRLARWFRVSQDLGLIGGALLASILLACSDGNFTGDCSGLVYYGNESWPPQLRDFYNRNEHGDRICGVDMCPLRVQSILAAGWANGSSIPSSIYTGFIESEPRVAGQSLLWLYVLFSVVSLTLSLLIVVDKVQATGSSRPERLRDVSITDTLLFAGPLAYFVGTEQAYMMGDFLRAFVTCSLGIGMIAGALIGMGLMQLIVSCTLSMLLRHVKRIVVILAAFFFHSCLLLALSSWKPSSDDSALFYVIAASWGACNGMWETLLLSLVTLNHASHVTEVQAPLLALRFLGLGLTFAGHGFLCESMKIIALVVLLVISVPPYATLEIRLEAQRKATLVSL